ACCGTATGCTGCCAGAAGACCGGACGGGAGCTAACTCGCCCACGCTGACCGACCGCCAACCATCGCCACCGACTGGCTCAGCAAGCGCGGTAAGCATGATGGCAACAGGAGCAACTACTGCTGGTACAGGAGAGCTCCCCTCTGGCTGGGAGCAGCGGCATACTCCCGAAGGTCGACCCTACTTTGTTGACCACAACACTCGGACGACAACATGGGTGGATCCCCGCCGACAGCAATACATTCGCATGTACGGTGGACAGGCCGCAAACGGCAGCACCATCCAGCAGCAGCCTGTTTCCCAACTTGGTCCGCTGCCATCAGGATGGGAAATGCGCCTCACCAATACAGCACGAGTCTACTTTGTGGACCACAACACCAAGACTACCACTTGGGACGACCCGAGGTTACCATCTTCACTAGATCAGAACGTGCCTCAGTACAAGCGTGACTTCCGTCGCAAGTTGATCTACTTCCGATCGCAGCCAGCACTCCGCATCGTTAGTGGCCAGTGCCATGTCAAGGTTCGCCGAACCCATATTTTCGAGGATTCCTACCATGAGATTATGCGCCAAAGTGCTGCTGATCTCAAGAAGCGCTTGATGATCAAGTTTGACGGTGAAGACGGTCTGGATTACGGAGGTCTTTCCCGAGAGTTCTTCTTCCTGCTTTCCCACGAGATGTTCAATCCTTTCTACTGCTTGTTCGAATATTCTGCGCACGACAACTATACGCTCCAGATCAACCCTCATTCCGGTATCAACCCCGAGCACTTGAACTACTTCAAGTTTATCGGACGTGTCGTGGGTCTGGCCATCTTCCATCGTCGTTTCCTGGATGCTTTCTTCATTGGAGCTTTCTACAAGATGATCCTAAGGAAGAAGGTTGCGCTGCAAGATATGGAGGGTGTGGATGCCGATTTCCATCGCAATCTGGAGTGGATGCTGTAGGTTTAATGCTCCTGGTCTGATTTGAAAGAGACTAACAGTTGCAGGAACAACGACATTACCGACGCTCTTGAGCTGACCTTTGCGACTGACGATGAGCGCTTCGGCGAAACTGTCAGCATCGAACTAAAGCCCGGGGGTGACGAGATCGAAGTCACTAATGAAAACAAGCACGAATACGTCGAGTAAGTGGCCTGGTAGTATTTTTTCAGAAGACGTACTGACCCATCTAGACTCATCACAGAATGGCGTATCCAGAAACGTGTCGAAGAACAATTCCAGGCTTTCATCACCGGTTTCCACGAGCTCATCCCCGCGGATCTAGTAAACGTTTTCGACGAACGTGAGCTCGAGCTGCTTATCGGAGGTATCGCAGATATCGATGTTGAGGACTGGAAGAAACACACCGACTACCGTGGCTACACCGAGAACGACGAAGTCATCCAGAACTTCTGGAAATGCATTCGTAGCTGGGATGCCGAACAGAAATCCCGTCTCCTTCAATTCGCTACGGGTACCTCGCGTATTCCTGTCAACGGTTTCAAGGATCTGCAGGGTAGTGATGGGCCGAGACGGTTCACTATTGAAAAGGCTGGAGAACCAAATCAATTACCGAAATCACATACATGGTACGTTGTCCGAGCAAACATACTAGCGGGACCAGCTAACAAGATGCACAGTTTCAACCGTCTCGACTTGCCACCGTATAAGACATTCGAGGCGCTCAATCAAAAACTCACCATTGCTGTCGAGGAGACTGTCGGTTTTGGACAGGAGTAATTTCCCATGTTCAAGAGCATCTTTCGCATGGACCGCAATTGCGGCCAAGTGAAATGTAGAAATACTACTTGGCTTTTGCGTCAGTGTACAAAATCTGCAAAGGAGGAAGGGAGGGCGAGCATTACTTGACGGGACGGACGTGACACGACCCGCTCTAATGGAGTGTCACTTTAGCTTTTTTGGGGGACCAACACTATCATGCCTAGCCTGGTTCGCGCGCCTATTGTACTACGCAAAGAAGGGGGGATTATTATATCGCATTGTTTGCAGTGTTTtgctttgctgctgctgcaaagAGTATCCGGGCGTTATAGGGGTTGTGAAAGAGAAAGAATAAAGTAGGATTTTGTGCGCTTTTTATTGCTTTGGGGGAAAGCGCTTGGGTCAGTCACAGTCATTCAATTAAAGATGACACGGTATGCAATGGCCTTTTTCGTGATTGATGTGATGATGACTTGGTGCGGTGCATGTGTcaggaagagagagagagagagagagagaacGATGGTTAACCCCAGACTCCGGACTGGGAGGAAGGGAACTATGGGGGAACGACGGTACGCAATCGTTCACGGGTAAAACTGGTGCAAGGAACCAGAGCTGATGCTGGTCGGTTCAAAATGATAGGCTTTCATGGCGCAAAGCGGGGAAACGTTATACATTCACAACAGCCCCGTTTTCTCACCCTTACCCTTGCCCATGCGTACATTTTGTGCCAAAACGTCGCTTTTCCGCCATGTGTCAGTCCAGTCAGCCCATGCCATGCTATGCAGCCACACCTTCTGCCGCCATTCCACCCCCCGAAAGTGAGATTTGAAAAGCGAGATTTGAAGGAGACAAGACCGAGTGCCCGTGCCCAATTACCCTCAAGCTCCGTGCGCCACAGCCTCGTCTCCCGCCCAGTCCGTCCGCCCGTCAGATCAACATGAGTGCTCATTAGAAACGTGAGAAAGTAAGGTATACCGGTAGGAAAGTGCACGTGTTTCAGAAGGCGAAGACGAGCTTTGCGAGTGGAGATGGGGAGGTGATGTTGAGCTGTAAGTAAGTGGGCATGATGATAAGAAAAGCATATAGCACCCTCTTACTATACCGACCAGTACTGCAAGTACAGCTATCGATGTGATCAGGAGATGTGGACATATACCATACCATATATCGAACAGTCAGTCTTCATTCATAAACGGGCGCATTTCCGAGGCTTGGGGGCGCGCTTGGCATACTTGTCCGTTTTAGCAAGCAGCGCGCCGCTGTTGGAGGCTCACATGATGGACGCAAGGGTGTGAGGAGGTATTAGCCGCCTTTTTCTCACTTAGCGAGATGGGAGATGCAGCGGCCAATTATTGGCATGACTCGCTTGCTGGGGGGGGGGTCGCTCGGGTGGCGGAAATATCTTGTAGCTATTCCGCTTTGCGTTTGCTTTTGCTCTGTTTAGTATGGGGGGGGGGGAACGGACGTTTGCTCATGTCACCACATAAGACACAGCCTTGCGCGCGTGCGTGTGCCCAGACATATTTCGATCGATGACCATCAGCTGTGTATACGTGCGTGTGTGTGGATCACAGACGTTATTCCTGGACACCAGTGGCGATTGCCCATGGCGAGAAAAGAGGAGGCAAAAGCAAAGCGAAGCCGCAACGTCCAGTTGCTAGCGCATTGAGAACCATGGATCAGTCGACTAATTTTAGGGAGAGGGACGGAGCAGAGAAGCAGAGTAGCAGCAGTGGAGGCAGCGACCACCCGGCCAAGCATTACACGCTAGGTGGGATAGAGACTAGTTCTGCTGTATCGGAAGGTAATAGCGTTGCCTGTAACGCAGCTAGGGCGTATTAAGTGCAGTGTTGCATGGGTGCGTGCACTGGGCTGCGGTGCAGAGCCTCTGAAAAGCTCGTTTTTGCAGCTGGCGAAATGGGTTTTTGGGCTTAGGAGGGATTGATTGATTCCGGGGAAAGGGGAGGCTAAGGACTAGGTAGGGATGTGTTCGGGAGCCGGCTGGGCTTGGACTGACTGGTTGGCGTGTGTTTACGGTTTATATCTTCCTGTGCTTTCTGTGCTTcctctctcttttctcttgTTCACCTTGCATTCCTCTTGTGTCGCTAACCCATCACTCGCTTCTGGGTTTTGTTCGCCATCATCTACATTATCTACTACTTTTAATACACACACACCACAAGTCGCGTACATCTCTTCATCCTCCGCCTTCGACTCTCAGCTACATCATCCAAGATGCGTACCTCGACCGCCCTTGCCATCGTCCTCTCCGCGACCGCCAGCCTCGTTGCTGCGCAGCAAAAGTGCGATGCTCAGAAGTATGTTTCTCTCCCCAACCTCCCTCGCTCCCTTCAACCCCCCCTTAACCCATCTTATCTgaaacaacaacaacaacaacaacaacaaaaacTAACTTCCACTCCAGCATCGTAGACACATGCGTGTCCGGCTACCAAGCCCGCATCGAAGCCTGCCAAAAGAAGGGAAACGACTTCATCTGCCTCTGCGACGTCTACCGCGACGTGCTCGTCTGCTACAACAATTGCCCCAACAGCAACGAGCGCTCGCCCGTAGAAAACACCGTTACCTCTTACTGCGGCGCTGCTGAGCCCCTGCGCGCGGCAGCCTCTTCTTCCATGGCATCAGTTGCTAGTGTCGCGGCTACCCAGAGCCATGCTAGTCCTGCCTCGACTTCATCGCCTACGGGATCTTCGTCGTCCGGTGGAAAGACTACGGGAACTGCGACAGACGGTGAGGAGGCAAAGCCTACGGCTACGAGCTTTGCGGGAGCTGCGGCTGTAAATGGTGTCAAGGCTGGTGCGGCGATTGTTGCCGTTGTTGCCGGACTCTTGTAGATGCGGGGATTGTGTGGGTGTAAGTGTGGTAGTTGTGTGATGAGATAATATCTAATGGGGTTTGCAAACCACGTCTTCTTTCTGCTGTGATGCATGGTGTTTTGTTCTGGATTGATGAGGTCAACGAAACGCGATTGCTTCGATTCGCTGAATGGTGTGTGGATTGTGTCTTTGCTCGGGGGTTTCGGTGCGACCAGGTGCCATCAACGTCTTGCCCCTGCGTATCTGGAATATAAAGTGATTCCACAGCTTGTGTTTGACGTCACATCAGCAATAACATGTCCTCTGCTTGATTGTGAAATGTTGTAATTGCAAAATATGCCAGACTAAATACCATGTCTACCCATAGGTGGAATCATATGCACCGCTCCTCGCTTTTGCGGTTGAGAAACAATAAAGGGGACCCCACAACGCCGTGCCATGCATCATGTAACTATACTTCATCCTTTTCTCTGGTCATAACCACCTACTCCTCGTCAACAACACGGCCCCACGCGTGGCTCTCCATGCCGTCACTGCCCCACATGATACCCTTGAGCGAGTTCTTGAAAAAGCTGGCATACGCGCCAGAATCGCCCTTGACCATGGGAACCTCAATGTCCTTGCCGCGGAAGTGGATCTGGCTGATGGGTGCAACGAACCAAGCCGTACCTGCGGCGAAAGCCTCGACCAAACGGTCCTCCTTGGCTGCCTCCTCAATCTCAAAGACGTTGAACTTGCGCTCTACAACTTCGAGTGTCTCAAGGTCCGATGGCGCAGAAGAGACGAGGCGCTCGCGTGCAAGCTCGAGGATGGAGCGACGCGTAACACCGTCCAGGACGATACGCTCGTTCAGATCCGCAGTGATGAGCTGAAGCCTGCCCTCCTTGGTCTTCCACACGACGAAGAAGTTGCTGGCGCCCGCCTCAGTGATTGTGCAGTCATCGCCGAACAGCCAAAGGATTTGGTGGTAACCCCTCTTTCTCGCCTCGCCCTGAGCAACAAGCGAGGGGCCATAGTTGGCACCGACCTTAGCATAACCGAAACCGCCAGGCCAGGCACGGCACATGTCGTCCTGAGAAGCGAGGAGTTTGATACCACCGCTCATGTCGCCCATGGGCGCAAAGCAGCACAGGATGACGAACAGCAGCGCCTCCTTTGGTCGCTCAACACCAAGAGCAGGGTCCGAGGCAATCATTGTAGGACGAATGTACAAGAACTGGCCTGGTCGGTCCTTGGGCAGCCACTTCTTTCCATCGGTAGCACACAGCTTGACGATGAGCTTGAGAAGTTCCTCGGGGTCAAAGGCGGGCAGCGCGATGCGGTTCGTGGACATGAGCATGCGGCGGCAGTTGAGGTCCGGTCGGAAGAGGCGCAGTTTGCCGTCGTAGCCGCGGTAGAGCTTCATGCCTTCGAAGCACTCGGTTGCGTAGTGTAGGCATGATGCTGTAGGTGCAAGAGAAATGGGGCCGTAGGGCTGTACTGTTGGTGCTTCCCAGCCAGACTCGACGGTCCACTTGGCTTGAACCATGTGGTCGGTGCACACCTTTTGGCTCGCCATTTCCGCTGAGCCTACCGCGGGGACGGTGCGGGGTGTGGTGGTGTAGGTGCATGTGACTTTTGAGGCATCGAGACTTGCGAGAGGCGCATCGACGATTTCCTTTTGCTGGACTTGAAGCTCATTTGGCGGTGTAGCTGTGGTGGAGGTTGTGAGGGAGGCCGAGTTTACTTGCTCAGGCGCATTCTTGAGGAGCGCCGATTTGATGCCGGCTTGTGTGAGATTGGTGACGGTCTCGTTGTGGTTGGGAGGTGTGACTGCGATGGGAGCCATTTTTGGTGAATGAGTGGAGTAACGTTGGACGAAGGCCTGCTTTTATGGTAAATGAGCTCGACGGAAAATATGAGGACAGTAAGTATGACGTGATATCGggtgttggaaggccttgtacgatcgtacggtgaataacagtagctaaggtaatcttgtgtattggtattct
This sequence is a window from Pyrenophora tritici-repentis strain M4 chromosome 4, whole genome shotgun sequence. Protein-coding genes within it:
- a CDS encoding IlvE, Branched-chain amino acid aminotransferase/4-amino-4-deoxychorismate lyase; translation: MAPIAVTPPNHNETVTNLTQAGIKSALLKNAPEQVNSASLTTSTTATPPNELQVQQKEIVDAPLASLDASKVTCTYTTTPRTVPAVGSAEMASQKVCTDHMVQAKWTVESGWEAPTVQPYGPISLAPTASCLHYATECFEGMKLYRGYDGKLRLFRPDLNCRRMLMSTNRIALPAFDPEELLKLIVKLCATDGKKWLPKDRPGQFLYIRPTMIASDPALGVERPKEALLFVILCCFAPMGDMSGGIKLLASQDDMCRAWPGGFGYAKVGANYGPSLVAQGEARKRGYHQILWLFGDDCTITEAGASNFFVVWKTKEGRLQLITADLNERIVLDGVTRRSILELARERLVSSAPSDLETLEVVERKFNVFEIEEAAKEDRLVEAFAAGTAWFVAPISQIHFRGKDIEVPMVKGDSGAYASFFKNSLKGIMWGSDGMESHAWGRVVDEE
- a CDS encoding BatA domain containing protein, with product MRTSTALAIVLSATASLVAAQQKCDAQNIVDTCVSGYQARIEACQKKGNDFICLCDVYRDVLVCYNNCPNSNERSPVENTVTSYCGAAEPLRAAASSSMASVASVAATQSHASPASTSSPTGSSSSGGKTTGTATDGEEAKPTATSFAGAAAVNGVKAGAAIVAVVAGLL